The nucleotide window AGCAGGTTCGGGTGTCGTGGAGATTTAGGTGTCTTCCTCTCCAAAAAAAGGATCCCGACGTGGAATTGACCAGGTTGCAGATGCGAATGGAGCTCTAGCATGGAGTATCCGTAAGGCTCAGCTACACATGTATTTGACCACGTTGTTACTGGTTGCCAggctaggtaggtaggtacctccCAATGCCTTGACAGGCCTCACCTGTTCAGGCACTGAATGCAAGGTATTTAAGTACCTAGATACCTCTATTGGCCTCGACTGCTCAGTGCTGAGCCCGCCCCAAACCTACCCGAAGACCGGGAGGAGGTATACATGGCAGGCAGCCGTTGTCTCCACTCTGCCTCACTGGTaaggtacagagtacctagACGACTTACCCACCAACTCACCGAGATATCTTCCACATGTCCAGTAGTGGATCCACGTGACGTCTTTTCCCCCTACCAGCCGCTGTGTCATATTAATCTGTCTTCGCTCTCATTGCTTGTCACGTCTCAAGATAATACACAGTTGCAAGGACAGCAGTAAGTGGTGTGCCCTAGAGACCAACGACATCGCTTTCCGGATCACTAGCATATCACCCAGTGAAGAGAGACGTGGCAGAAGATCAAAACTATTCTTACATCCCTAAGACTCGTGAATCATTTCGGGCGACGTCGAAGTATGATAGCTACCTATCCTTCGACCACAGGGCCAAACCATCCACTTCCAATAACGTCAAACTATCCCGCCGTTTCGACCAACCCAGCCCCGTTAGTGTCCTCAACTCTCTGCCTTCTTGGCAAAAGCAGCGTCgttcctctccttctttccCATCTTTGCCGGGGTCTCCTCCATATCTGCTGCTTGCTTCTTGTCTCCAGCCTCCTTGGCCCCCTTCGCTTCCTTGgcttccttcttttcttcacTCACTAGATTTTGCATATCCGACTTGTCCTTCTCCCACTGACTGCTTGCATCCCCGAACTGTTccttgaccttcttggccttctcggccttctcttcgtcctcctTTTCTCTCGCGAGCCTCTCTTGCTCCATTTCCTGTGCCACGTTAGCTCCATACCCGCCATCTGCTAGTTGGGATATCCACGTACCTCCATATGCTTGATGTCGTCCACACTGGGTTCATAAAGATGCCAAATTGTGTAATGCGGCAGACCGACCACGGTATATTCCATCCGCTTGGCCATCTACGCGGCGTTAATATTATTACCCTTCTCCCATTGAGAGAACTGTCTTACCTTTCCAAACCCCTCAGTTTCGGCATGCTTCTCGAAACTGAAAGCTGGGAAATGGACCCCGGATCGGAACACCTTAGCCTTGGCCAATATACTGACACCGCCCACTCCATCAatctccatctccatgtCTGGATCGCCGTATGGATCTCGCAGGTATGCCAAGTGAGGCCGCCAGGTTGCATATTCGGCGTAGCCTTCGACAATcacggcgtcctcgtcgagtgTATCCGCAAGAGCCAGCGCTGTCTCTGATTCTTGCCACGAATTGAGATCGTATGGCTGTTCTCCGCCAAGCCAATCGGGCAAAGGGCGCCATACATCTGGAGCTGATTAGCCAGATTCCTGCAAACTCACAGCGCGTGTCGAGGCTTACTTGGCACAATGACGTCCTTGTTATGACGCATGAGATCTTCAAGAATGGTAAAAGGGGCCGTCTCAACGTCGACATCCCGCCAGTACACCCATGAGTGGTAAGGTCGCAACGCGGCGCTCAAGAGCCAGTTCCGGGCTTGCGCCATCAGCTTCCTCCTGCTCGCCTGAGCAGCAAAGCCGTGGCGGCTTTCGACGTCCTGGTTCACCTTTTGTCCAAAATCCTTCTCGATGATGGATATTTCTCCATACGGTTGCTTcgcgtcttcgtcggcctgAATCTCTTCAAGCATGTCGGAGAGAACCTGGAGGGTGCGATCCTTGGAGTCGGAAACGAGGAAGGCAAGGTCGATGAGGTGGTGAGGGTAGGTAAAGTTTCGCAAATGGGAGAAGAACATTGGCAAATGCGGTTCGGCATCCCTTAGAGGCACGCAAAGGAGAATGCGCTCCTCGCGTTCCCAACCTCGGGCAGTCCCTTGCACATTGCCGAGATCATAGTATCGTACCGTCTCAAGTTGAAGCTCGTTGGTAGCGGACAACAGGCCGAGAGAAAATATCGAAGTCAAGGAGGCCCCGGGCCAGACAAAaacgagaaggaggatggcgacagcgacgacgatgacgaggcgGGTCAGTAAgcgttgacgacggcgattCGCCGGTGTTGATGCGCGCGGCTGGTATCTATCAAAACACAACGGATTAGTTGAGGCACGGCGAGAAATAACAAGGGCAAGCGCGTGCATCAGGGGCACAAGTGTCTTCTTTTACCTGTGAGGGGAGATCTCGAAGGTGTTTCCCCGTGGGTATCCATTGGAGTAGCCACTGGCGTGATGCCGGGGCATCACCTTGgaggtggccgaggaagCATACGATGGCAACATCCAGGGCACTGAGGTGGATGTTCAGTTCCCAATTCCGAGCTTGAGCTAAGGGGTGGAGGGTTGGAACGGCAATGAAGCACCTTGCCCAGCCCTTGGGAATTGTGAGAGCTAAGCAAACGAGAGCATCTATAACCACGAGAGACGAGGGCTGCGATCGGGCGACTGGGAGGATGCGGTTGTGTTGGGTTTGTTGAGCGAGCGTTGATCGCTGGGTCTTTGGGGCCACGGTCGAAGTGTCTTTGACAGTCGTCGTTCGTCGAAAGGAGgaaggtcgccgccgcgtctTGGGATGGATGTGGTGAGGATGCGACTGAGTAAGGGGTCTGGCCGTGGAACACATCAGCTTTGGCTACGTATTATTTTATTTTCATACTTACTCTGGTATCCAATCGATCCGAAGGTACCCTGCCCGTCTAGCACTCCCTTGTACGAACAGTGCATGTACTCCGCCAGGGGGCTAACCCAGCCTTTGCCCCTCTCCCGCGTCCCGAGGGGAAGGTACTTGTTATCTAAGGTACCTCCGCAAGGAAAGTAAACCCCTTGGAAGTGATGTGATTGAATGGGTTACTGACAAGCACCTTAGGACCTAGAAAGCTAACGTAGGGAGAGCTTAGATAGGCTAAAAATTTGGTCTCTTCGGCACTTGATTTCACACAATTCTTGTTCCCTTCAATCGCAACGACCACAGTGTCCAACTGACTTCAATCAATCTACACACTTAAAAAGCCATGGGTAAAGGTGAACTCGAATTAATTTCTCAGCTCATAGGAACATACCGAGACAAGTCATCATGTATATACGTTCATGACTGAATCTAGCAGCTGTGGAAGAAACTGGTGGCTTGAATCTCCAAGCCGGAAGCCCGGCTGAGCTAGACAGACGGCAATTGGCAAGACCTGGCATTGAGTGCATGAATTGTTCACGCAAACAAGCAAGCTGCATCCCCTTCAGGAGTGCGGACTAAGGCAACTTGCCAATTCTTCAAGACGTGTCGGCGAACTCATCTTCTCCGCTGATGACAACTTGGAGGGGACTTCCATTTTCAATTGACTTCTGAGAGCAGGCGATCCACAATGCCTCACCCCCACTGGCGGGCAGAAAGAGCAGTGCTTTCACTCCCCGCAATTATTCACATGTCTGGCCAGTGGAATACACCAACATGGAAACATTTTCACATCAAGTACTTAGAGGTATCTATCGTGATATTTGGGACAGGAAATTAACTCCCTGGCACATGATAGTCAAGCTTTCATTCGTTTTGGGAGGGGCATTCATTGTGGTGGACACGTTAACGAAGCCAAGGAACTGCCAGAACGCGGCGCTCGGCGGAAAGTAGGACGCAAGCATTGGATAGGCGAAACAGGAGCATCACAGTGACGACATGCAAGTCAAATAGAAGCATTTCAAGTCGTAGCCTGAAACCTTTTCGGGAACCTGACGAAAGTTAGCATCAGTACAAATAGGATATACGTCGTGCCCGAGCTCAATGAAGCCATTAGATCAGACAAGCCGATTTTACTCATTCAGCCAagccggcctcggcaaccCAGACCTTCAGAACGAAGAACCGAGAGACGAAACACTGAAGTCAAATGACGATCCCCGAAAGGACCAACTCCACCACCTTCCTAGCCCTCAAAGAGAAGCTCC belongs to Colletotrichum higginsianum IMI 349063 chromosome 5, whole genome shotgun sequence and includes:
- a CDS encoding Mannan polymerase ii complex anp1 subunit, which encodes MLPSYASSATSKVMPRHHASGYSNGYPRGNTFEISPHRYQPRASTPANRRRQRLLTRLVIVVAVAILLLVFVWPGASLTSIFSLGLLSATNELQLETVRYYDLGNVQGTARGWEREERILLCVPLRDAEPHLPMFFSHLRNFTYPHHLIDLAFLVSDSKDRTLQVLSDMLEEIQADEDAKQPYGEISIIEKDFGQKVNQDVESRHGFAAQASRRKLMAQARNWLLSAALRPYHSWVYWRDVDVETAPFTILEDLMRHNKDVIVPNVWRPLPDWLGGEQPYDLNSWQESETALALADTLDEDAVIVEGYAEYATWRPHLAYLRDPYGDPDMEMEIDGVGGVSILAKAKVFRSGVHFPAFSFEKHAETEGFGKMAKRMEYTVVGLPHYTIWHLYEPSVDDIKHMEEMEQERLAREKEDEEKAEKAKKVKEQFGDASSQWEKDKSDMQNLVSEEKKEAKEAKGAKEAGDKKQAADMEETPAKMGKKERNDAAFAKKAES